The following proteins are encoded in a genomic region of Mycobacterium sp. 155:
- the acnA gene encoding aconitate hydratase AcnA — MSNENTENSSLNSFGARDTLTVGDNSYEIYRLDAVPGTEKLPYSLKVLAENLLRTEDGANITKEHIEAIAHWDPQADPSIEIQFTPARVIMQDFTGVPCVVDLATMREAVAALGGDPEKVNPLSPAELVIDHSVIIDVFGRADAFERNVEIEYARNGERYQFLRWGQGAFDDFKVVPPGTGIVHQVNIEYLARVIFERNGVAYPDTCVGTDSHTTMVNGLGVLGWGVGGIEAEAAMLGQPVSMLIPRVVGFKLTGEIKPGVTATDVVLTVTDMLRRHGVVGKFVEFYGNGVAEVPLANRATLGNMSPEFGSTAAIFPIDDVTIDYLRLTGRTEDQLALVEAYAKAQGMWHNPEHEPAFSEYLELDLGDVVPSIAGPKRPQDRIELSDAKNAFRKDIHNYVEENHPAPETKLDEAVEESFPASDPVSLSFADDDAVDVQSAANGSEGRPSKPVKVRSEERGEFVLDHGAVAIAAITSCTNTSNPSVMLGAALLARNAVEKGLATKPWVKTSMAPGSQVVSDYYDKAQLWPYLEKLGFYLVGYGCTTCIGNSGPLPDEISKAINDNDLTVTAVLSGNRNFEGRISPDVKMNYLASPPLVIAYALAGTMDFDFETDPLGKDQNGNDVFLRDIWPSPKDISDTIASAINEEMFTKNYADVFKGDERWQNLPTPAGKTFDWDAKSTYVRKPPYFDGMPAEPTPVSDITGARVLALLGDSVTTDHISPAGSIKSGTPAAQYLEANGVERKDYNSYGSRRGNHEVMIRGTFANIRLRNQLLDDVSGGYTRDFTQNGGPQAFIYDAAQNYAKQGVPLVVLGGKEYGSGSSRDWAAKGTSLLGVRAVITESFERIHRSNLIGMGVIPLQFPAGESAASLKLDGTEVFDIAGIEALNEGKTPKAVHVTATKENGSKVEFDAVVRIDTPGEADYYRNGGILQYVLRNMLKSK, encoded by the coding sequence GTGAGCAACGAGAATACGGAAAATTCGTCCCTTAACTCTTTTGGTGCCCGTGACACTCTGACTGTTGGGGACAACAGTTATGAGATTTATCGTTTGGACGCGGTACCCGGTACCGAGAAGCTGCCCTACAGCCTCAAGGTGCTCGCCGAGAATCTGTTGCGCACCGAGGACGGCGCCAACATCACCAAAGAACACATCGAGGCAATCGCCCACTGGGACCCCCAGGCCGACCCGAGCATCGAAATCCAGTTCACCCCGGCCCGGGTGATCATGCAGGACTTCACCGGCGTGCCATGCGTAGTGGACCTGGCCACCATGCGCGAAGCCGTCGCCGCGCTGGGCGGCGACCCGGAAAAGGTCAACCCACTCTCCCCCGCCGAGCTGGTCATCGACCACTCGGTCATCATCGACGTGTTCGGCCGCGCCGACGCCTTCGAACGCAACGTCGAGATCGAATACGCACGCAACGGCGAGCGCTACCAGTTCCTGCGTTGGGGCCAGGGCGCTTTCGACGACTTCAAAGTCGTCCCCCCCGGCACCGGCATCGTGCACCAAGTCAACATCGAATACCTCGCCCGCGTGATATTCGAACGCAACGGAGTCGCCTACCCCGACACCTGCGTCGGCACCGACAGCCACACCACCATGGTCAACGGCCTGGGCGTACTGGGCTGGGGCGTCGGCGGCATCGAAGCCGAAGCCGCCATGCTCGGCCAACCCGTCTCGATGCTCATCCCCCGCGTCGTCGGCTTCAAACTGACCGGCGAAATCAAACCCGGCGTCACCGCCACCGACGTCGTGCTCACCGTCACCGACATGCTCCGCCGCCACGGCGTCGTCGGCAAATTCGTCGAGTTCTACGGCAACGGCGTCGCCGAAGTCCCCCTAGCCAACCGCGCCACCCTGGGCAACATGAGCCCCGAATTCGGTTCCACCGCAGCGATCTTCCCGATCGACGACGTGACCATCGACTATCTGCGGCTGACCGGGCGCACCGAAGACCAACTCGCACTGGTCGAGGCCTACGCCAAGGCCCAGGGCATGTGGCACAACCCGGAGCACGAGCCGGCCTTCTCCGAATACCTGGAACTGGACCTCGGCGACGTGGTGCCCTCGATCGCCGGCCCGAAGCGGCCGCAGGACCGCATCGAGCTGTCCGACGCGAAGAACGCCTTCCGCAAGGACATCCACAACTACGTCGAGGAGAACCATCCCGCTCCGGAGACCAAGCTCGACGAGGCCGTCGAGGAGTCCTTCCCGGCCAGCGACCCGGTCTCGCTGTCGTTCGCCGACGACGATGCCGTCGACGTCCAGTCCGCCGCCAATGGCTCGGAGGGCCGGCCCAGCAAGCCGGTGAAGGTCCGCTCGGAGGAGCGCGGCGAGTTCGTGCTCGACCACGGCGCGGTGGCGATCGCCGCGATCACGTCGTGCACCAACACTTCCAACCCGTCGGTGATGCTCGGCGCGGCGCTGCTGGCCCGCAACGCTGTCGAGAAGGGCCTGGCCACCAAGCCGTGGGTCAAGACCTCGATGGCGCCGGGTTCGCAGGTGGTCAGCGACTACTACGACAAGGCCCAGTTGTGGCCGTACCTGGAGAAGCTGGGCTTCTACCTGGTGGGCTACGGCTGCACCACGTGCATCGGCAACAGCGGTCCGCTGCCCGACGAGATCTCCAAGGCCATCAACGACAATGACCTCACCGTCACTGCCGTGTTGTCGGGTAACCGCAACTTCGAGGGCCGCATCTCCCCCGACGTCAAGATGAACTACCTAGCCTCGCCACCGCTGGTCATCGCCTACGCGCTGGCCGGCACCATGGACTTCGACTTCGAAACCGACCCCCTGGGCAAGGATCAGAACGGCAACGACGTCTTCCTGCGGGACATCTGGCCCTCCCCTAAGGACATCTCCGACACCATTGCCTCGGCGATCAACGAGGAGATGTTCACGAAGAACTACGCCGACGTGTTCAAGGGCGACGAGCGCTGGCAGAATCTGCCGACTCCGGCCGGTAAGACGTTCGACTGGGACGCCAAGTCGACCTACGTGCGCAAGCCCCCGTACTTCGACGGGATGCCTGCTGAGCCGACGCCGGTGTCCGACATCACCGGCGCCAGAGTGCTTGCTCTGCTGGGTGATTCGGTCACCACCGACCACATCAGCCCCGCCGGATCCATCAAGTCGGGCACCCCGGCCGCGCAGTACCTGGAAGCCAACGGCGTGGAGCGCAAGGACTACAACTCCTACGGCTCGCGGCGCGGCAACCATGAGGTCATGATCCGCGGTACCTTCGCCAACATCCGGCTGCGCAACCAACTCCTCGACGACGTCTCTGGTGGCTACACCCGGGACTTCACCCAAAACGGCGGCCCGCAAGCCTTCATCTACGACGCCGCGCAGAACTACGCGAAGCAGGGCGTGCCGCTGGTTGTGCTGGGCGGCAAGGAGTATGGCTCCGGCTCGTCGCGGGACTGGGCGGCCAAAGGCACCAGCCTGCTGGGTGTGCGCGCGGTGATCACTGAATCCTTTGAGCGCATCCACCGGTCCAACCTGATCGGCATGGGCGTCATCCCGCTGCAGTTCCCCGCGGGTGAGTCGGCGGCCTCTCTCAAACTCGACGGCACCGAAGTGTTCGACATCGCCGGTATCGAAGCGCTCAACGAAGGCAAAACCCCGAAGGCCGTACACGTCACAGCCACCAAAGAAAACGGCTCCAAAGTCGAATTCGACGCAGTGGTCCGCATCGACACCCCCGGTGAGGCCGACTACTACCGCAACGGCGGCATCCTGCAGTACGTGCTGCGCAACATGCTGAAGTCGAAGTAG